The following DNA comes from Candidatus Omnitrophota bacterium.
GAAACCGAAGAAGACTTTGAGCAGCTCCTCAACGGCATGGAGGAACTGCGTTTTGACCGGGCCGGAGCCTTTATTTTTTCGCCTGAAGAGGGGAGTCCTGCAGCTGTTTTGCCGGATCCGGTTCCGGAGGCCGTGAAGCAGGAACGATACGACCGTTTGATGAGTCTGCAACAGAGAATCTCTGTGGATCGCAATCAGTCTTGGTTGGGCCGGGAAGTGGACGTGTTGGTTGATGAGGTCGCAAGCGATCCTCCGGGACACTGGCTGGGCCGCACCTATGCAGATGCTCCGGAGATTGATGGCCAGGTCTTTTTGAAAACAGAAGAGACACATCCCGGGGCTCTTGTGCGCGCCCGTGTGATTGACACCTTGGAATATGATTTAGTGGCCGTACCGGTAGAGGACGCTGCATGAATCTGCCCACCCGGCTCACGGTCCTCAGGATTTTCCTGTCCTTTCTGCTGCTGCCCTTGATTATCTGGCCCGGGGCGGGGGTTAAGGCCCTGGCGTTGATTGTATTTATTATCGCCTGTGTCACCGATTATTTGGATGGCTATTGGGCGCGCAGCCGGAATCTTTGTTCTACCTTGGGTGCTTTTTTGGATCCCTTGGCTGACAAAATTTTGGTGATCGGTGCCTTTTTGGGCTTTGTGCAGCTTGGCTTGATTCCAGCCTGGCTGGTGCTCTTGGTTTTGGCCCGGGATTTCCTCATCAGTGCCTTGCGTTTGGTAGCGGCTGAAAGAGGGAAGGTGATTGCCGCGAATCTGGGGGGCAAGGCCAAGACCGTGGCGCAAATGGTGGCCGTAGGCCTGAGTGTCCTGTTCCTGGGTGTCCGCGAGCTGGGGATTTTGCAGGGGCAATGGAGTGCAGAGCGTGACGCCCTGCTGAATCAATCGGTTTTTCTTCTGGTTGCGGTTGCTGTATTGCTGACCGTGATTTCCGGGGCGCAGTACTGGATTGCCAACCGTTCCGTTCTCTACGATTCCGCGGAAAAATCCTGAGTCCACAAAGGGGTGTAAGCCGGGCCGCTGGCACTGAGCTCACTTTGGATGAGATGGACCCGTTCCAGGGAAAAAGGTTTAGCAGATCGAGTCCCTGCCCAAAGGGCTATGGCTTGCTCGAGTGCCTCGGCCATGTGCCGGCGGTCGGGGACGCGGCGCACCCGGCCCAGGGTCAAATGGGCGTTGAAGGGTTTGGATTCCTTTGGGAAACGCAGCTCCCTGACCCCAAGCTCGATTTGTCTCGCGAACTTTTCCAATGGCCCGAGGTTTCCCGTGAGCCCCACCCACAGGACCCGCGGGTTCTGGATGGACTCAAAGACCCCGAATTCTCCCAACTCGAGTTTCAAAGGACTCAGACCTTTGCACTTGTCCTCCAGCAGCGTTTTGAGTTTGGGCAGAACAGTCTCCTGCGTATCGCCCAGGAAACGCAGTGTCAGATGAATATTTTGAGGTTTGACCCAGGTTATCTGAGCCGGGAGGCCTTGGATTTTTTGCTGAAAGGACTGGAGCGCGCGTTTGACGGAGTCCGGTATCTCAATTGCGATGAAGGTGCGAATCACGTGTCACCTTTCCAGGAGATGGAGGCGAAGCAAGTTGAGGGTTTTGCTCGCCAGCCCTTTTCTTACCGTGCTCCGGGTTCCGTAACCCCGGATTTGATGCACACGAGAGCCCCGGCTGTCCGCAATACCCACAAAGGCTGTTCCCACCGGCTTCTGAGCGCTTCCTCCTGTGGGGCCGGCAATTCCGGTGATTGAAACGCCGATCTCCGTATTTATGGATTCGCGCACGCCCTTTGCCATGGCACGGGCCACGGGCCCGCTGACGGCCCCGTGCTTACGCAGGAGAGCCTCGGAAATCTTCAGGTGGGAGCTCTTGATTCCATTGCTGTAAGCGAGGATAGAACCCCGGTAGTAATCCGAGGCACCCGGGGCGTCCGTGATCATTTTAGAAATCAAACCTCCGGTACAAGACTCGGCCAGGCTGAGGCTTAAGCCCTTCTTGCGCAAAAGCTGGCCGATGATTGCTTCCAGAGTTCCATCGGCCTCTGCATAGACCGCAGGACCCAAGCGTCTGTGGATTTCTTGGGCATATTCACGCATCAGGGCCGGAGGGCGTTTGGATTTTGATTGGGTGAGGGCCTCTAACACAATATCGAGACCGTTGTAGCTGGTGTAAATCCCCACACCGAGCTTTCCCGGCACTCCTGCTGCATAGCGGCCGAGCTTACGGATGACTTGGGGCTCGGCAAGACCTGCGGTGCGCAAGCGCGTCCTCAAAAAACAGGGGGAGCGACCCGCCCATTTGGCCAAAAAGGGGAGGACTTTTTGTTCAAACATGGGTTGGAGTTCAACGGGGGGCCCGGGAAGAGATGCGACAAAAAACTCATCCTGCGAACAAATCACCCCCGGAGCTGTGCCTAATGAATTGAGCAATATCAAGGCGCCCCGCGGAATTTGGGCCATCTTTGCTGCAGCGCGGCTGGCTCGCTGGTTGTAGTTGGCGATGCGTTTGAGGATATGAGCCTCGGTTCTGGGTGAAGGCTCCAAGGGAACATCCAAATAGCGGGCAACCGCCTCCAGGCTCAGGTCATCGGCTGTGGGGCCCAGTCCTCCGGTGGTGATTACGCTGCTTTGGCGCGCCCGGCACTCCTGGATGGCGCTGACAATGACGTCCAGTTCATCGGGCACCACCACGTGGCGATCCACTAGAATTCCTAAGCGAGCCAATTGGCTGGAGAGATAAGTGGCGTTTGTATTGGTAACGGACCCGGACAGCAGTTCGTTGCCGATACCCAGGATTGTGATTTGCTTTTGCGTTCTCAAGATAGGCATAGTATAAAAAAGGCTTAGCTCAGAGTCCAATATACAATCAGGAGAGATATGGTGCAGATTCGTGTGCTTTCTGCGGCCCACATTGAGAAGGCCGTTACGATGAAAGAGGCTATTCGCTATGTCGAGAAGGCCTTCATAGCCTACGGTCGAGGCCAGAGCCGGATGCCGGCCAAGGTTTACCTCGATTTGCCGCAGTTCAAGGGTGATTTTCGTGCCATGCCCGCCTTCCTAAGCCATCCCGAGATAGCAGGAATCAAATGGGTCAATGTCCACCCGGAAAATCACAAGCGTGGGCTTCCCGCAGTGATGGGCATTGTGCTGCTGAGCGATCCCCGCACAGGCACACCCTTGGCTATTTTGGAAGGTGCCTATCTGACGCGCCTGCGAACCGGGGCGGCCGGGGGTGTGGCTGCCAAATATCTGGCCAGGAAAAAAAGCCGGGTTGCGGCTTTGGTGGGGACAGGAGCCCAAGCGGCCTTTCAGCTGGAGGCGCTGCGGGAGCAGTTTCCTATTGAGGAAGTGAGAGCCTGGGGACTGCGCCGGGGAGAGGCCAAGGCTTTGTTGAATTCGCTGTCTCTGGGCAGGTGCAAGGCGATTGCCTGCAAGGACGTGGAGTCGTGTGTGCGAGGGGCGGATATTGTCGTGACGCAGACGCCGAGCCGGCGGCCCTTGGTTCAAGCAAAATGGATTTCGCCGGGGACCCACATCAATGCGATCGGCGCAGATGCACCGGGCAAGCAAGAGCTGTCAGCCGCACTGCTTAAAAAGTCGCGCATTTGGATTGATGACTGGACCCAGGCTTTACATTCGGGTGAGGTCAATGTGCCCTTGCGCAAGAAGCAAATCCGTAAGAGGGATATTTGTGGGAGTTTGAGTGAAGTGGTTCTGGGCGAAAAGCAGGGAAGGCTTAGTGACGAAGAGATTACTATTTTTGATTCAACCGGGCTTGCAATTCAGGACATGAGCGTGGCTTATGCAGTTTACAATCGCTGTAAACGAAACGGGATAGGAGTCCAGCTCAACTGGACTTGACAGCCGGGAAGATCTTTCCTAACATATTGAAATCATTAATCTTAACTGAGGAGGTGTTGGGGTGAACGAGGAATTCGTCCAGCGGCCGTCATCGGTCCGGTCCAAAAATTCAAGTTTGATTGCAGGGGCATTGGCACTGATTGTGGGGGTGCTTCTTCTCATCGGGTGGGGGAACTCTGTGATCGTGGTGATTCAAGGGACTCTCCCCGGCCTGCTGATCCTCCTGGGATTGGCTGCCGTCTTTGCAGGGCTCTCCGAGATGCGTCAGAGTAAGAAGTGAAAAAGTACTCACTCCATGTCCAACCTGAAGCGCCGGAGCACTCTCTAGATTTTGAATCTGCACTGAATGAAGAGCAAGTCCGGGTTGTCAGAGAAGGGGACGGCTATTGCCTGGTATTGGCCGGCCCCGGCAGCGGCAAGACCCGTACCCTCGTTTACCGGGTTGCGAACTTGATTCATTCGGGAGTTTCTTCCGAGAATATTCTCCTGGTCACCTTTACCAACCGGGCGGCGCGCGAAATGCTTGAGCGGGTGGGGCTGATTCTCAAGACGCGGCCCCGGCATCTTTTCGGGGGCACCTTCCACCATATTGGGAATATGCTCTTGAGGCGTCACGGGGTTGAACTGGGTTATACGGCCCAGTTCGGGATCCTGGATGAAGAAGATGCCGTGGATCTGGTGGACACCTCCATGCAGGATCTGGGCTACAAAGGGAATGATAAGTTTTTCCCCAAGGCCAAAGTGGCTTCTTCGATGATCAGTCTGTCGCGCAATTGCCGGAGGGAACTCGCGTCCACGATTGAATCCCATTACCCGCATTTCCTGGATCACACCGAGGCCCTGGAACGCATTGCGAGCGAGTACCGCGAGCGCAAGCTCAAGGCCAATGTGATGGACTATGACGATTTGCTGGAGCGATGGCTTCAACTGGCTGTGGAGCACCCGGGCATCGGGGATCAAATGCGGCAGCAATTCCGTTATGTGCTCGTGGACGAATTCCAGGACACCAATCGCCTGCAGTTTGAACTGGTCAGGAATCTTTCAAGCCTGCACCGTAATCTTCTGGTGGTCGGGGATGATGCCCAGAGCATTTATTCCTTCCGGGGTGCGGATATTGAAAACATTCTGAGTTTTAACCAGGTCTATTCCCAAGC
Coding sequences within:
- a CDS encoding ornithine cyclodeaminase family protein (catalyzes the interconversion of alanine and pyruvate); amino-acid sequence: MVQIRVLSAAHIEKAVTMKEAIRYVEKAFIAYGRGQSRMPAKVYLDLPQFKGDFRAMPAFLSHPEIAGIKWVNVHPENHKRGLPAVMGIVLLSDPRTGTPLAILEGAYLTRLRTGAAGGVAAKYLARKKSRVAALVGTGAQAAFQLEALREQFPIEEVRAWGLRRGEAKALLNSLSLGRCKAIACKDVESCVRGADIVVTQTPSRRPLVQAKWISPGTHINAIGADAPGKQELSAALLKKSRIWIDDWTQALHSGEVNVPLRKKQIRKRDICGSLSEVVLGEKQGRLSDEEITIFDSTGLAIQDMSVAYAVYNRCKRNGIGVQLNWT
- a CDS encoding CinA family nicotinamide mononucleotide deamidase-related protein; its protein translation is MRTQKQITILGIGNELLSGSVTNTNATYLSSQLARLGILVDRHVVVPDELDVIVSAIQECRARQSSVITTGGLGPTADDLSLEAVARYLDVPLEPSPRTEAHILKRIANYNQRASRAAAKMAQIPRGALILLNSLGTAPGVICSQDEFFVASLPGPPVELQPMFEQKVLPFLAKWAGRSPCFLRTRLRTAGLAEPQVIRKLGRYAAGVPGKLGVGIYTSYNGLDIVLEALTQSKSKRPPALMREYAQEIHRRLGPAVYAEADGTLEAIIGQLLRKKGLSLSLAESCTGGLISKMITDAPGASDYYRGSILAYSNGIKSSHLKISEALLRKHGAVSGPVARAMAKGVRESINTEIGVSITGIAGPTGGSAQKPVGTAFVGIADSRGSRVHQIRGYGTRSTVRKGLASKTLNLLRLHLLER
- the thpR gene encoding RNA 2',3'-cyclic phosphodiesterase is translated as MIRTFIAIEIPDSVKRALQSFQQKIQGLPAQITWVKPQNIHLTLRFLGDTQETVLPKLKTLLEDKCKGLSPLKLELGEFGVFESIQNPRVLWVGLTGNLGPLEKFARQIELGVRELRFPKESKPFNAHLTLGRVRRVPDRRHMAEALEQAIALWAGTRSAKPFSLERVHLIQSELSASGPAYTPLWTQDFSAES
- the pgsA gene encoding CDP-diacylglycerol--glycerol-3-phosphate 3-phosphatidyltransferase — protein: MNLPTRLTVLRIFLSFLLLPLIIWPGAGVKALALIVFIIACVTDYLDGYWARSRNLCSTLGAFLDPLADKILVIGAFLGFVQLGLIPAWLVLLVLARDFLISALRLVAAERGKVIAANLGGKAKTVAQMVAVGLSVLFLGVRELGILQGQWSAERDALLNQSVFLLVAVAVLLTVISGAQYWIANRSVLYDSAEKS